In one Moritella sp. 5 genomic region, the following are encoded:
- a CDS encoding GlxA family transcriptional regulator: MALLPQSRAKVTSSIRIVIIDYPNALQSAVHGLKELFLIANKIIIDSQFDMQFTVSVVQSDSELGRDRQSDIVILPPNLDGHYYRAPKPEVLQFLHDAHNKGAILCSACAGAFILAKTGLLDNRPATTHWQLAEEFNFLYPKISLNVESLLINDGDIITAGGLMSWIDLGLEIVAQFTRPHIMRTLGKYLIVDTGKREQRYYGSFTPKFNHGNQRILQVQHYIQANYNQSLNISLLAGLACMTERTFLRQFTNATSLKPIKYIQKVRVQKACDLLESTTQSFEQIALNIGYDDVNSFRKVFMTIIGLSPSAFKARFV, encoded by the coding sequence ATGGCGTTATTGCCACAAAGTAGGGCAAAAGTGACAAGTAGTATCCGTATTGTAATTATCGACTACCCTAATGCATTGCAGAGTGCCGTTCATGGCCTTAAAGAACTATTTTTAATCGCGAATAAAATAATCATAGATAGTCAGTTTGATATGCAATTTACTGTGAGTGTTGTTCAGTCTGATAGCGAGTTAGGTCGTGATCGTCAAAGTGATATTGTGATCCTTCCTCCGAATTTGGATGGTCATTATTACCGTGCACCTAAACCAGAAGTATTGCAATTTCTGCATGATGCCCACAATAAGGGGGCTATATTATGCAGTGCTTGTGCTGGGGCATTTATACTGGCCAAAACGGGATTGCTAGATAACAGACCTGCGACGACGCACTGGCAGTTAGCCGAAGAGTTTAATTTTCTGTACCCTAAAATATCTCTTAACGTCGAGAGCTTGCTTATTAATGATGGAGACATAATCACGGCGGGCGGTCTTATGTCATGGATTGATTTAGGATTAGAGATAGTTGCACAATTTACTCGGCCACACATTATGCGAACACTTGGAAAATATCTTATTGTAGATACAGGGAAGAGAGAACAGCGTTATTATGGTAGTTTTACGCCAAAATTTAATCATGGAAATCAACGGATTCTACAAGTACAACACTATATTCAAGCAAACTATAATCAATCATTAAATATTTCTTTGTTAGCGGGTTTAGCCTGTATGACTGAGCGAACATTTCTACGCCAATTTACTAATGCTACAAGCTTAAAGCCTATTAAATATATTCAAAAAGTGAGAGTCCAAAAAGCATGTGATCTACTAGAGTCTACAACTCAAAGCTTTGAGCAGATTGCTCTGAATATAGGATACGATGATGTAAATAGTTTCCGTAAAGTGTTTATGACCATTATTGGGTTAAGTCCGTCGGCATTTAAAGCGAGATTTGTTTGA
- the elbB gene encoding isoprenoid biosynthesis glyoxalase ElbB, with product MTKLAVILSGSGVYDGSEINEAVLTLLSIEESGSTYECFAPDMEQMHVVNHLTGEVMVNESRNVLVESARITRGDVKPITELNAIDFDGLIVVGGFGAAKNLSDFAIKGAEFSAINEFIKVATDFKNAQKVVGYMCIAPMLLTAVYDDITLTIGNDADTAKTLEGLGAKHEVKDVTSVSIDIENRVVTTPAYMLANSLLEARVGIKNLVDSVVSLSQ from the coding sequence ATGACTAAATTAGCAGTGATTTTATCTGGCTCTGGTGTTTATGATGGCTCAGAAATAAATGAAGCCGTTTTAACTTTATTATCTATTGAAGAGTCTGGCTCTACTTACGAGTGCTTTGCACCAGATATGGAACAAATGCATGTCGTTAATCACTTAACTGGCGAAGTGATGGTTAATGAAAGTCGTAATGTATTAGTTGAGTCGGCAAGAATTACAAGGGGTGATGTAAAACCTATTACAGAATTAAATGCGATTGATTTTGACGGATTAATCGTTGTAGGTGGTTTTGGTGCAGCTAAAAATTTAAGTGATTTTGCAATTAAAGGCGCAGAATTTTCAGCAATTAATGAGTTCATTAAAGTTGCCACTGATTTTAAAAACGCACAAAAAGTTGTTGGCTATATGTGTATAGCGCCAATGCTACTGACTGCAGTATATGATGATATTACCCTAACGATAGGTAATGATGCTGATACCGCAAAAACACTTGAAGGGCTTGGCGCTAAACACGAAGTGAAAGATGTGACCAGTGTTTCTATTGATATTGAGAATCGAGTTGTAACAACGCCAGCTTATATGCTTGCGAATAGTCTTTTAGAAGCAAGAGTAGGGATTAAAAATCTAGTTGATTCTGTTGTGTCGTTAAGTCAGTAA
- a CDS encoding YdiY family protein: MKKILIASAILMAAPFSAQANTGLVGENKAFGGDAELGATLTTGNTETTSIKGRLDMKHELDNWENQYLIEALYKEDTGEVTGKRYFGRIQGNYKLSNLSYIFVTANHEIDPFTGFSSTSTASSGYGHRFIDNGKTQLNIEVGPGYKYKRLDSESAAEAGYDTEDSWIAHGVINFETKISKSSKFKQMFVVEHGEDFEGRSETSITANIIGALAMKFAVTVRYNDSPLDDKENTDTETNMTLLYAF, translated from the coding sequence ATGAAAAAGATTTTGATAGCATCTGCTATTTTAATGGCGGCACCTTTTTCAGCTCAAGCCAATACAGGTCTCGTCGGGGAAAACAAGGCCTTTGGTGGAGATGCAGAGCTAGGAGCGACGTTAACCACAGGTAATACAGAAACGACCTCAATAAAAGGCCGTTTAGATATGAAGCACGAACTCGATAACTGGGAAAATCAGTATTTAATTGAAGCTTTATACAAAGAGGATACAGGTGAAGTCACAGGAAAACGTTATTTTGGCCGGATCCAGGGCAACTATAAATTATCCAATTTAAGCTATATATTTGTGACCGCAAACCATGAAATCGACCCCTTCACCGGTTTTAGCTCTACCTCAACAGCTTCTTCCGGTTACGGCCATAGGTTTATTGATAATGGCAAGACTCAGCTTAATATTGAAGTCGGTCCTGGTTATAAATATAAACGTTTAGACAGTGAGAGTGCGGCTGAAGCCGGCTATGATACTGAAGACAGCTGGATTGCGCATGGAGTAATAAACTTTGAAACTAAGATATCTAAAAGCTCTAAGTTTAAGCAGATGTTTGTTGTCGAGCATGGCGAAGACTTCGAAGGGCGCTCTGAAACATCAATAACAGCAAATATTATTGGCGCATTAGCAATGAAATTTGCCGTTACTGTACGTTATAACGATTCCCCTCTCGACGATAAAGAAAACACAGATACTGAAACGAATATGACTCTGCTATATGCTTTCTAA
- a CDS encoding HBL/NHE enterotoxin family protein, which yields MSNLNVVTSNPSVEKSNPSVAASHIDKANKGQSAQSLIIQTYANSVNEQPSVDFSGNQHLALYEKQINDGLATAQGHAANYLNNIQPNIIKNIANIDNYYTLHNAVPTILPEGSTEEQWVELLTVLKVKAAEYQKDANGVKTSLEGLTKDLSHDSQSFSKTVGNLNTAVNGDNGVLASDQKQLDNIQGKIDGAIAGIAVSGLTIAGGVFMIVVGGVADFVTAGTTTPLVVGGIGIVAGGIGGEVAAAITLKNLNDEKSRLLREESMLEAEVKLASGISSSYQSLVNQVNNAVTAATQMKNAWESLASDLGSMISDLQLGIISTGIVREMMLTATNGIIQIVLKDIDTIKGQMAGVTIILAKPGQTVGEAIVEAAEALAA from the coding sequence ATGTCTAATCTCAATGTCGTAACAAGCAATCCAAGTGTCGAAAAAAGCAATCCAAGTGTCGCAGCAAGTCATATAGACAAAGCGAACAAAGGGCAATCAGCCCAGTCCCTCATCATCCAAACCTATGCAAATAGCGTTAACGAACAACCAAGCGTCGATTTTTCAGGTAATCAACATTTAGCGCTCTACGAAAAACAAATTAATGATGGACTGGCAACAGCCCAAGGCCACGCAGCCAATTATTTAAACAATATACAACCAAATATTATTAAGAACATAGCCAATATTGATAATTACTACACGCTACACAATGCAGTTCCAACAATATTGCCTGAAGGGTCAACAGAAGAGCAATGGGTAGAGCTCCTCACGGTACTCAAAGTGAAAGCGGCAGAATACCAGAAAGATGCAAATGGGGTGAAAACATCACTGGAAGGATTAACCAAGGATCTGAGTCATGATTCCCAATCTTTTTCAAAAACAGTCGGTAATCTTAATACCGCTGTTAACGGAGATAATGGTGTCTTAGCGTCAGATCAAAAACAATTGGATAATATCCAAGGAAAAATAGATGGCGCAATTGCAGGTATCGCCGTGAGTGGTCTTACTATTGCTGGCGGTGTTTTTATGATCGTCGTTGGCGGTGTTGCTGACTTTGTTACGGCAGGAACCACCACTCCGCTAGTGGTAGGTGGTATCGGTATCGTAGCAGGAGGTATAGGTGGCGAGGTAGCTGCTGCTATCACATTGAAAAACCTGAATGATGAAAAATCCCGATTATTAAGAGAAGAATCAATGCTTGAAGCAGAGGTTAAATTAGCCTCGGGAATTAGTAGTAGTTATCAAAGCCTAGTAAACCAAGTTAACAATGCGGTTACTGCCGCAACTCAAATGAAAAATGCTTGGGAATCCCTAGCGAGTGATCTAGGCAGTATGATTAGTGATTTACAATTAGGGATCATAAGTACTGGTATCGTGCGCGAAATGATGTTGACCGCAACTAACGGCATAATACAAATAGTGCTTAAGGATATTGATACCATAAAAGGACAGATGGCTGGCGTAACCATTATCCTAGCCAAACCAGGGCAAACAGTAGGTGAAGCAATCGTTGAGGCTGCAGAAGCGCTCGCGGCATAA
- a CDS encoding cysteine hydrolase family protein produces MSNTALLLIDFQNDYYSTYADAKWALSGTETAASNAATLLAAFRKQSLPVIHVRHEFPSNDAPFFLPESEGAKIHTSVAPIEGESVILKHQINSFRDTELNNILKELNVEKLIIVGAMSHMCIDAVTRAAVDLGYECHVAHDACATLDLEFNGVTVPAIHVHSAFMAALNFGYCNVDSTTQLLDLVS; encoded by the coding sequence ATGTCTAACACAGCATTATTATTAATTGATTTTCAAAATGACTATTACTCAACATATGCAGATGCTAAATGGGCACTATCTGGTACTGAAACTGCAGCATCTAATGCCGCGACGTTATTAGCTGCATTCCGTAAACAAAGCTTGCCTGTCATTCATGTCCGTCATGAATTCCCTTCAAATGATGCACCCTTTTTTCTACCAGAATCTGAAGGTGCAAAAATTCATACGAGTGTCGCGCCAATAGAAGGGGAATCCGTAATTTTGAAGCATCAAATAAACAGTTTTCGTGACACTGAATTAAATAATATCTTGAAAGAACTTAACGTTGAGAAGCTGATTATTGTGGGTGCAATGAGTCATATGTGTATCGATGCTGTGACCCGTGCAGCTGTTGACCTTGGATATGAATGTCATGTCGCTCATGATGCTTGTGCAACGCTGGATCTTGAATTTAATGGTGTCACAGTCCCTGCAATCCATGTTCATAGTGCATTTATGGCGGCATTGAATTTTGGTTACTGTAACGTGGACAGTACAACTCAATTACTCGACTTAGTTAGTTAA